ATGGAATTATGATTTTTTATAAATTGCCAAATTTACTGTATTTTCGCCTGAAAATAGTTGGTGCAAAATAACAAAACAATTCCGGTAACTAAAAATTAAAGTATACAATGACTCCAAAAGTTAGCATTATTATGGGCAGCACATCCGATTTGGGTGTAATGGAAAAAGCTGCAAAATTATTTGACGAATTTGAAATTCCTTTTGAAATTAATGCACTCTCGGCTCACCGCACTCCTGAACAGGTTGAGGTTTTTGCCAAAGGAGCCAAAAACAGAGGTATTAAAGTAATAATTGCAGGTGCAGGAATGGCTGCGCATTTACCTGGTGTAATTGCCGCAATGACTCCGCTACCCGTTATTGGTGTTCCAATTAACGCAAGTCTTTCGGGATTCGATGCCATGCTGGCCATTTTACAAATGCCTCCGGGAATACCTGTTGCAACTGTTGCTGTTAACGGCGCCTTAAATGCT
The sequence above is a segment of the uncultured Draconibacterium sp. genome. Coding sequences within it:
- the purE gene encoding 5-(carboxyamino)imidazole ribonucleotide mutase, translated to MTPKVSIIMGSTSDLGVMEKAAKLFDEFEIPFEINALSAHRTPEQVEVFAKGAKNRGIKVIIAGAGMAAHLPGVIAAMTPLPVIGVPINASLSGFDAMLAILQMPPGIPVATVAVNGALNAAILAVQMMATGDEALMNKLIEYKEALKGKIVKANQELSEIKYNFKTN